A region of Carnobacterium gallinarum DSM 4847 DNA encodes the following proteins:
- a CDS encoding PBP1A family penicillin-binding protein, translating to MEEKTFFEKFKIQMVLFWQWLSPYLSKIHHWRKRIWKKYHINKIFLLAILLVVLVTSIYLLYLAKSADVSSLKAGLEQTTTIYDENNAEAGTLYDQKGTFVDLDKIAPALQNAVISTEDKRFYQHGGFDVRGILRAAVGYVVNRGSIVGGGSTLTQQLAKNAFLSQNQTLSRKAEELFLAVEIEKKYTKDDILAMYLNNAYFGNGVWGVEDASQKYYGKHASELTVSEAASIAAILKSPSYYNPIDHMDNSIERRNLILGLMVDNKKITQAEADQAKSEPLLLEDTYNSTNGYQYPYYFDALINEAINDYDLKEEDILNKGYKIYTSLNQEYQKQMQATFENDSLFQYAPDGTPAQAGSVAMNPKTGGVYALVGGRGEHVFRGFNRATQIRVQPGSIMKPLAVYTPALEAGYKIDSMLEDEQKAYGSDNYMPTNYNGVYLGKVPMYQAVEQSINAPAVWLLDKIGVDKGFQKVKKFGIPLTNDDRYLGLALGGLTKGVSPMQMASAYTVFANEGQRSKGHLITKIVDATGAVIVDNTEPKTEKVTTPEVAKDMTSMLMGVFTNGTGQGALPSGYSIAGKTGSTELTFGVKNGTKDQWIVGYTPDVVLSTWIGYDRTDENHYLDGLSSEGVAPIFRAEMAGILPNTPMTAFNTNSASEIVKEQNKTTVDKWKDDFDEGAKYWKNKFNEGSSYLKEKTGDFFNSLKEKLK from the coding sequence ATGGAAGAAAAAACATTTTTTGAAAAATTCAAAATCCAAATGGTGCTCTTCTGGCAGTGGTTAAGTCCTTATTTAAGTAAGATTCATCACTGGCGAAAACGCATCTGGAAAAAATATCATATTAATAAAATTTTTTTACTAGCTATTTTATTAGTTGTTTTAGTAACCAGCATTTATTTATTGTATTTAGCTAAAAGTGCAGATGTCTCTTCTTTAAAAGCCGGTTTAGAACAAACAACAACAATCTATGACGAAAATAATGCTGAAGCAGGAACGTTATACGACCAAAAGGGAACCTTTGTTGATTTAGACAAGATTGCTCCAGCATTACAAAATGCAGTTATTTCCACAGAAGATAAACGGTTCTATCAGCATGGGGGATTTGATGTCAGAGGGATTCTCAGGGCAGCAGTAGGCTATGTCGTCAATCGTGGAAGCATTGTTGGTGGCGGGAGTACCTTGACGCAACAATTGGCTAAAAATGCTTTTCTTTCTCAAAATCAAACCTTATCGAGGAAAGCAGAAGAACTTTTTCTAGCTGTTGAAATTGAAAAAAAATATACGAAAGATGATATTTTAGCGATGTATTTAAATAACGCTTATTTTGGTAATGGAGTATGGGGCGTTGAAGATGCTTCACAAAAATATTACGGCAAGCATGCTTCAGAACTAACTGTCAGTGAAGCGGCATCAATTGCAGCTATTTTGAAATCACCAAGTTACTATAACCCGATTGATCATATGGATAATTCAATTGAGCGTCGGAATTTGATTTTAGGTTTAATGGTAGATAATAAAAAAATTACGCAAGCTGAAGCGGATCAAGCAAAATCAGAACCTTTATTGTTAGAAGATACTTACAATTCGACTAACGGCTATCAGTATCCCTATTACTTTGATGCCTTAATTAATGAGGCAATTAATGATTATGACTTAAAAGAGGAAGATATTTTAAATAAAGGCTATAAAATTTATACATCTTTAAATCAAGAATATCAAAAGCAAATGCAAGCGACTTTTGAAAATGATAGTTTATTCCAGTATGCCCCTGATGGAACCCCAGCTCAAGCAGGTTCAGTAGCAATGAATCCTAAAACAGGTGGTGTCTATGCCTTAGTTGGAGGTCGTGGTGAGCATGTCTTTAGAGGATTTAATCGAGCAACGCAGATTCGTGTACAACCTGGATCAATAATGAAGCCTTTGGCAGTCTATACACCAGCACTAGAAGCAGGCTATAAGATTGATTCTATGTTGGAAGATGAACAGAAAGCCTATGGTTCAGATAATTATATGCCAACAAATTACAACGGTGTTTATTTAGGGAAAGTCCCAATGTATCAAGCTGTTGAGCAAAGTATCAATGCACCAGCAGTTTGGTTATTGGATAAAATCGGAGTGGATAAAGGCTTCCAGAAAGTTAAAAAATTTGGAATTCCTTTAACGAATGATGATCGTTATTTAGGTTTAGCTTTAGGAGGATTAACCAAAGGTGTTTCACCAATGCAAATGGCTAGTGCTTATACCGTATTTGCCAACGAAGGTCAGCGTTCTAAAGGACATTTGATTACAAAAATTGTAGATGCAACAGGTGCTGTGATTGTGGACAATACCGAACCTAAAACTGAAAAAGTGACAACACCAGAAGTTGCGAAAGATATGACCAGCATGCTGATGGGAGTCTTTACAAATGGGACTGGTCAAGGAGCATTACCAAGTGGCTATAGTATCGCTGGGAAAACAGGTAGTACAGAACTAACCTTTGGTGTCAAAAATGGAACGAAAGATCAATGGATTGTTGGCTATACACCAGATGTTGTCTTGTCTACATGGATTGGTTATGATCGTACAGATGAAAATCATTATCTTGATGGTTTGAGTTCTGAAGGAGTTGCCCCAATCTTTAGAGCAGAAATGGCAGGGATTTTACCCAATACACCAATGACTGCCTTTAATACAAATAGCGCTTCTGAAATTGTGAAAGAGCAAAATAAAACAACTGTTGATAAATGGAAAGATGATTTTGATGAAGGAGCTAAGTATTGGAAAAATAAATTTAATGAAGGTTCTTCTTATCTCAAAGAAAAAACAGGTGATTTTTTCAATAGCCTGAAAGAAAAATTAAAGTAA